In a genomic window of Vigna angularis cultivar LongXiaoDou No.4 chromosome 6, ASM1680809v1, whole genome shotgun sequence:
- the LOC108342470 gene encoding uncharacterized protein LOC108342470 isoform X2 yields the protein MSMEAEATTTSQLPLADTDINWDRLDKTKFHVIGAVLFTAQSGLLHPTAVVKTRMQVAGSESWHLRGGTSVLAQILRSDGVSGIFRGFGTSAIGSIPGRVLALTSLEVSKDIILKHTQAARIPEASRVGLANAFAGMISNLVSCVYFVPLDVICQRLMVQGLPGTAFCRGPFDVVRKVVENEGFRGLYRGFGLTAITQSPASALWWGSYAAAQHLIWSLGYKDDTGKNPSHVEMVTVQASAGMVAGACSSVITTPIDTVKTRLQVMDNYGSERPSVLKTAKILLKEDGWWGFYRGFGPRFLNMSLYGTTMIVTYELIKRLSVQSSLRSFT from the exons ATGAGCATGGAAGCTGAAGCTACTACCACTTCACAGTTGCCACTAGCCGACACAGACATCAACTGGGACAG GTTGGACAAAACCAAGTTCCACGTCATCGGTGCCGTTCTCTTCACGGCTCAATCAGGCCTGCTTCATCCAACGGCGGTGGTGAAGACACGAATGCAAGTGGCGGGGTCGGAGTCCTGGCACCTGCGAGGAGGAACGTCGGTGCTGGCCCAAATTCTGAGGAGCGATGGCGTTTCGGGAATCTTCAGAGGCTTCGGCACTTCCGCCATTGGTTCAATCCCCGGTAGGGTTCTGGCGCTCACCTCTCTCGAGGTCTCCAAAGACATTATCCTGAAACACACGCAAGCCGCTCGCATTCCAGAAGCTTCTCGTGTTGGCCTCGCTAACGCATTCGCTGGCATGATCTCTAACTTGGTTTCCTGCGTCTACTTCGTGCCCTTGGATGTG ATTTGTCAGAGGTTGATGGTGCAGGGTCTTCCTGGGACAGCGTTCTGTAGAGGGCCGTTTGATGTTGTTCGGAAAGTTGTGGAGAATGAGGGGTTTCGTGGTCTGTACAGGGGTTTTGGATTAACGGCGATCACGCAGTCCCCTGCTTCTGCACTTTGGTGGGGTTCATATGCTGCCGCACAACACCTAATTTGGAG TTTGGGCTACAAAGATGATACGGGTAAAAATCCTTCACATGTGGAAATGGTTACAGTTCAGGCTAGTGCTGGGATGGTGGCTGGTGCTTGTTCATCTGTTATCACTACTCCCATAGATACTGTGAAAACACGTCTTCAG GTGATGGACAACTATGGCTCTGAAAGACCATCAGTACTGAAGACAGCAAAGATTCTCCTTAAGGAAGATGGATGGTGGGGATTTTACAGGGGCTTTGGACCAAGATTTTTGAATATGTCACTTTATGGAACAACCATGATTGTTACTTACGAACTGATAA AGAGATTATCGGTTCAATCAAGTTTGAGGTCTTTTACGTAG
- the LOC108342470 gene encoding uncharacterized protein LOC108342470 isoform X1, giving the protein MSMEAEATTTSQLPLADTDINWDRLDKTKFHVIGAVLFTAQSGLLHPTAVVKTRMQVAGSESWHLRGGTSVLAQILRSDGVSGIFRGFGTSAIGSIPGRVLALTSLEVSKDIILKHTQAARIPEASRVGLANAFAGMISNLVSCVYFVPLDVICQRLMVQGLPGTAFCRGPFDVVRKVVENEGFRGLYRGFGLTAITQSPASALWWGSYAAAQHLIWRSLGYKDDTGKNPSHVEMVTVQASAGMVAGACSSVITTPIDTVKTRLQVMDNYGSERPSVLKTAKILLKEDGWWGFYRGFGPRFLNMSLYGTTMIVTYELIKRLSVQSSLRSFT; this is encoded by the exons ATGAGCATGGAAGCTGAAGCTACTACCACTTCACAGTTGCCACTAGCCGACACAGACATCAACTGGGACAG GTTGGACAAAACCAAGTTCCACGTCATCGGTGCCGTTCTCTTCACGGCTCAATCAGGCCTGCTTCATCCAACGGCGGTGGTGAAGACACGAATGCAAGTGGCGGGGTCGGAGTCCTGGCACCTGCGAGGAGGAACGTCGGTGCTGGCCCAAATTCTGAGGAGCGATGGCGTTTCGGGAATCTTCAGAGGCTTCGGCACTTCCGCCATTGGTTCAATCCCCGGTAGGGTTCTGGCGCTCACCTCTCTCGAGGTCTCCAAAGACATTATCCTGAAACACACGCAAGCCGCTCGCATTCCAGAAGCTTCTCGTGTTGGCCTCGCTAACGCATTCGCTGGCATGATCTCTAACTTGGTTTCCTGCGTCTACTTCGTGCCCTTGGATGTG ATTTGTCAGAGGTTGATGGTGCAGGGTCTTCCTGGGACAGCGTTCTGTAGAGGGCCGTTTGATGTTGTTCGGAAAGTTGTGGAGAATGAGGGGTTTCGTGGTCTGTACAGGGGTTTTGGATTAACGGCGATCACGCAGTCCCCTGCTTCTGCACTTTGGTGGGGTTCATATGCTGCCGCACAACACCTAATTTGGAG AAGTTTGGGCTACAAAGATGATACGGGTAAAAATCCTTCACATGTGGAAATGGTTACAGTTCAGGCTAGTGCTGGGATGGTGGCTGGTGCTTGTTCATCTGTTATCACTACTCCCATAGATACTGTGAAAACACGTCTTCAG GTGATGGACAACTATGGCTCTGAAAGACCATCAGTACTGAAGACAGCAAAGATTCTCCTTAAGGAAGATGGATGGTGGGGATTTTACAGGGGCTTTGGACCAAGATTTTTGAATATGTCACTTTATGGAACAACCATGATTGTTACTTACGAACTGATAA AGAGATTATCGGTTCAATCAAGTTTGAGGTCTTTTACGTAG
- the LOC108342038 gene encoding ADP-ribosylation factor 1-like isoform X1 → MVTVMADNMGLSIGKIFSRLCAKKEMRILMVGLDAAGKTTILYKLKLGEIVTTIPTIGFNVETVEYKNISFTVWDVGGQDKIRPLWRHYFQNTQGLIFVVDSNDRDRVVEAKDELHRMLNEDELRDAVLLVFANKQDLPNAMNAAEITDRLGLNSLRQRHWYIQSTCATSGEGLYEGLDWLSNNISSKASFK, encoded by the exons ATGGTTACTGTAATGGCAGACAATATGGGTTTATCTATTGGCAAGATTTTTTCTCGTTTGTGCGCCAAGAAGGAGATGCGAATTCTTATGGTTGGTCTTGATGCTGCCGGTAAAACCACAATATTGTATAAACTGAAGTTAGGGGAGATTGTCACCACCATTCCTACTATCG GATTTAACGTGGAGACTGTGGAGTATAAGAACATTAGCTTCACTGTCTGGGATGTCGGTGGTCAGGATAAG ATTCGACCCTTGTGGAGACACTACTTCCAAAACACACAAGGGCTTATTTTTGTGGTAGACAGCAATGATCGTGATCGTGTTGTTGAGGCTAAAGATGAGTTGCATAGGATGCTGAACGAG GATGAATTAAGAGATGCTGTGTTGCTTGTTTTTGCAAACAAGCAAGATCTTCCTAATGCAATGAACGCTGCTGAAATCACTGATAGGCTTGGTCTAAACTCTCTGCGCCAGCGTCACTG GTACATCCAAAGTACATGTGCAACATCTGGTGAAGGTTTATACGAAGGACTAGACTGGCTTTCGAACAACATTTCAAGCAAGGCTTcctttaaatag
- the LOC108342038 gene encoding ADP-ribosylation factor 1-like isoform X2, translating to MGLSIGKIFSRLCAKKEMRILMVGLDAAGKTTILYKLKLGEIVTTIPTIGFNVETVEYKNISFTVWDVGGQDKIRPLWRHYFQNTQGLIFVVDSNDRDRVVEAKDELHRMLNEDELRDAVLLVFANKQDLPNAMNAAEITDRLGLNSLRQRHWYIQSTCATSGEGLYEGLDWLSNNISSKASFK from the exons ATGGGTTTATCTATTGGCAAGATTTTTTCTCGTTTGTGCGCCAAGAAGGAGATGCGAATTCTTATGGTTGGTCTTGATGCTGCCGGTAAAACCACAATATTGTATAAACTGAAGTTAGGGGAGATTGTCACCACCATTCCTACTATCG GATTTAACGTGGAGACTGTGGAGTATAAGAACATTAGCTTCACTGTCTGGGATGTCGGTGGTCAGGATAAG ATTCGACCCTTGTGGAGACACTACTTCCAAAACACACAAGGGCTTATTTTTGTGGTAGACAGCAATGATCGTGATCGTGTTGTTGAGGCTAAAGATGAGTTGCATAGGATGCTGAACGAG GATGAATTAAGAGATGCTGTGTTGCTTGTTTTTGCAAACAAGCAAGATCTTCCTAATGCAATGAACGCTGCTGAAATCACTGATAGGCTTGGTCTAAACTCTCTGCGCCAGCGTCACTG GTACATCCAAAGTACATGTGCAACATCTGGTGAAGGTTTATACGAAGGACTAGACTGGCTTTCGAACAACATTTCAAGCAAGGCTTcctttaaatag
- the LOC108342088 gene encoding probable ribose-5-phosphate isomerase 4, chloroplastic: MASVASSSSFSTRHLLRSPTPRLGRRRCRPNFLRMVTRSCLDDSSALLQAAEYTVDTYVKSGMVVGLGSGHASGMAIQHLGRQLRTGNLKDIVGIPMSVASASEAAKAGIPLDTYQESSKIDFAFDDADVIEEGTLVAIIGRRKLQSGESIIQEKSIINASNKLVFIVEENQYKGGLEGSIPVLIQSLNWMATAEEIDDMFLGDAEVWRRPSMGQAGPLGGEFPVVTREGHNILDVIFTSPIENLAEVAKSLGKVDGVVDHGVVSKIPCTVVIASQNGLNILDKLTADIVG; the protein is encoded by the exons ATGGCTTCAGTagcttcatcttcatccttttCCACAAGGCATCTTCTGCGTTCTCCCACACCTCGGTTAGGCAGAAGAAGATGCAGACCCAATTTTCTGAGGATGGTCACTCGCTCCTGTCTCGATGACAGTTCTGCTCTCCTTCAAGCAGCGGAATACACT GTGGATACATACGTAAAAAGTGGCATGGTTGTAGGATTGGGGTCTGGTCATGCTTCTGGTATGGCCATTCAGCATTTGGGTCGCCAGCTTCGTACTGGTAATTTGAAGGATATAGTTGGGATTCCCAT GTCTGTTGCAAGTGCAAGTGAAGCTGCAAAGGCTGGGATTCCATTGGATACCTACCAAGAAAGTTCTAAA ATTGATTTTGCATTTGATGATGCTGATGTCATAGAAGAAGGAACACTTGTTGCTATCATTGGGCGACGGAAATTGCAGAGTGGGGAATCCATAATCCAGGAGAAA TCTATAATAAATGCCTCCAATAAACTTGTGTTCATTGTTGAAGAAAACCAGTACAAAGGTGGTCTGGAAGGTTCTATTCCAGTTTTAATTCAGTCT CTCAACTGGATGGCTACTGCTGAAGAGATTGATGATATGTTTTTGGGTGATGCTGAG GTCTGGAGAAGACCATCGATGGGGCAAGCAGGTCCGTTAGGAGGTGAATTTCCAGTAGTCACCAGGGAAGGGCACAACATTCTTGATGTTATCTTTACATCTCCAATAGAAAACCTTG CTGAAGTAGCAAAAAGCCTTGGTAAAGTTGATGGTGTTGTGGACCATGGTGTTGTATCTAAAATTCC ATGCACAGTGGTAATTGCTTCTCAGAATGGGCTGAACATTTTGGACAAATTGACAGCAGATATAGTGGGTTAG